Genomic DNA from Salvia miltiorrhiza cultivar Shanhuang (shh) chromosome 1, IMPLAD_Smil_shh, whole genome shotgun sequence:
TCTTTGCAAACTCCCTGTGCCTCTTCCCGAAAACTCAAAGTTAATTTTCCCCTCAAATCTCACTCAAAACCAAATCcgcaactctctctctctatctctcttcaAATAAGGCTTTCCAAATTAACAGCATTAAACCACTAATTCAGGTGCAACCCAGCGGGCGCTGGACTTTCTCAACGGGTGCTGAGTTccggcgctcgctggcttcttggccgcgggcgctggaactcagcgctcgcttaaaacttcatggatttcaattctcgtggttcttggccggatttcgtcgtgtgtattttttggatgaaatccatgaaagtcattctggattttaagtcaatggaataacgaatacacctagatttgtatggattttaaaaagtctgaaacgaatacacccagatttatatgaaattttaaaagtcttgaacgaatacacccagatttctgcagacttttaaaagtcttgaacgaatacacccagacttttaaaatccatagaaatccattaaattccacaacgaatacacccccctaaataaCTTCATCTCTATTTGATTTCACGAAAATCTCTATTTGATTTCACGAAATTCTTGCATTCATATTTGATtcaaaaagtttgattttttttatctgtATAATATTTGTATAACAATTCTTGATATGAAAATCACGCATCAATCCATGTATGTTAATATACTCAATTTTtgattgtttaattaattaagtggcGATACATTTAATCAATTGTTATGCATGTTGTCGCCGTATATCAATTGTTGCCGTATATATCAATTGTTATGCAATAATGCATCTAATCAATGTATTAATCAATTTTCTGTTTTCTATTAATCAATTGATGGCCTCTGTATAGTATATTATTAATGATTAACACCTTCGTGaaatatctcaaaatcaaaataaataaaataacaaaaattctCCGTTTCAGTCATCGATGAGAGCCCGCTGTAAGTGTATCAAAACTCTCCGCGACGGCAGCTTCTTCCTCTTTTGACTCGCCCGAACACCTCATCGCCTCTGCGTCGGAGCTCAACAATCAGTAATCGCGTTTGTAAAATTTCAGTCGGAATTTGGGGATGGCGATTCTTTACGGCGTGGTGGCTCGCGGGACGACGGTGCTGGCGGAGTTCAGCGCCGTGACGGGGAACACCGGCGCGGTGGTACGGCGGATACTCGAGAAGCTCAGCGAGACCGATTCGGCCGAGTCGCGGCTCTGCTTCTCTCAGGATCGCTACATCTTCCACATCCTCCGCTCCGATGGCATCACGTTTCTCTGTATGGCCAACGACACCTTCGGGAGTAAGCCTCCGTTCCCAAATCGagtgaatttattttttaattttgtggtTCAGGGTTTAATGCGTTGCTGTTCCCTGCCTGGGCGTGAATTAGGTTGTCATACTCATATCGATTTTAGGGTATCGTAGATGCTGAATTTTTTAAACTACACTAGGTGATGATGTATTGTAGATTTGCACAGCGCTATATGATTTTGTGTTTATGAAATTGATGTGTTGATTTAGTTGGACTTTACTTGTATGCTATGGAGCAGTGAGGAAGTATTATGTTCATCTATGATTCTGTGTTCATTTGAAACTTGGTTGAGTAATGTAATGCTTTGATGCAGGAAGGATCCCATTCTCGTATTTGGAGGATATCCAGATGAGGTTTATGAAGAATTATGGGAGAGTGGCTCCTTATGCGCCTGCATATGCTATGAATGATGAATTCTCAAGAGTATTGCACCAGCAAATGGAGTTTTTTTCCAGTAATCCTAATGCGGATACGCTAAACCGTGTTAGAGCAGAAGTTAGTGAGGCAAGTATTTATCATCTTCATAAATAAAACGAAAATCTGCAAAGATTATACATC
This window encodes:
- the LOC131021395 gene encoding vesicle-associated membrane protein 714, with translation MAILYGVVARGTTVLAEFSAVTGNTGAVVRRILEKLSETDSAESRLCFSQDRYIFHILRSDGITFLCMANDTFGRRIPFSYLEDIQMRFMKNYGRVAPYAPAYAMNDEFSRVLHQQMEFFSSNPNADTLNRVRAEVSEVRTITVDNIEKILERGDKIELLVDKTATMQDSAFHFRKQSKRLRRALWMKNAKLLALLTCLIVLLLYFIIAVACGGITLPSCRSK